One window from the genome of Crateriforma spongiae encodes:
- a CDS encoding universal stress protein translates to MKVLVAIDQSTHSIAALDQLAVLVGADQMDIELTEVVVPMPTYDFSGVGFPMDVPLLVTEQRDAVSEALNRLADQHKDQFRSIKTTVAVGPPGFELTRHAQESNADLIVTGAVGHSALERVLLGSVSDHVATHAECSALVTRSSDDASQGEQGKLTDRILIAVGNPTSDDLFLDWIDRIAVPESTKLHLVHVQEIMTFYRQDILVRARGYLEQAKDAASDHLKALQQKFLDKGFAAETSLIESSHIGRSIVEQADALDCQLVVTGDSHQSAWDRIVLGSVSRHVLHHSPTSVLIVR, encoded by the coding sequence ATGAAGGTTTTGGTCGCGATCGATCAATCGACACACTCAATCGCTGCTCTGGACCAATTGGCCGTCCTGGTCGGGGCCGATCAGATGGACATCGAATTGACCGAAGTGGTCGTACCGATGCCGACCTATGATTTTTCCGGTGTCGGTTTCCCCATGGACGTACCGCTTTTGGTCACCGAACAACGTGATGCGGTCAGCGAAGCGTTGAATCGCCTGGCGGATCAGCACAAGGATCAATTTCGTTCCATCAAGACCACCGTCGCAGTCGGTCCGCCCGGATTCGAACTGACTCGCCACGCGCAAGAATCAAACGCGGATCTGATCGTCACCGGTGCGGTCGGCCATAGCGCACTGGAACGCGTGCTGCTGGGCAGTGTTTCCGATCACGTGGCCACGCACGCCGAATGTAGCGCCCTGGTGACGCGAAGTTCAGATGATGCATCCCAAGGCGAACAGGGAAAGCTGACCGATCGCATTTTGATTGCCGTCGGAAATCCCACCAGCGACGATTTGTTCCTGGACTGGATCGACCGCATCGCGGTGCCGGAATCGACAAAACTGCACTTGGTCCATGTCCAAGAAATCATGACGTTCTATCGCCAAGACATTCTGGTGCGTGCACGCGGCTATCTGGAGCAGGCGAAGGACGCCGCGTCGGATCACTTGAAAGCTTTACAACAAAAGTTTCTGGACAAAGGCTTCGCCGCCGAAACCAGCCTGATCGAATCCTCACACATCGGTCGCTCCATTGTCGAACAGGCCGATGCACTGGATTGCCAGTTGGTCGTCACCGGCGACAGCCACCAAAGTGCTTGGGACCGCATCGTGTTGGGCAGCGTGTCACGACACGTTCTGCATCACAGCCCCACATCAGTGCTGATCGTCCGATAG
- a CDS encoding type II and III secretion system protein: MRWYAFCAVFILCLPAVADDHADMKRPTLQKKALGMKAAEKKAAESELSVYEVTVASHRLTEAVDPDLSNTEILQWLGTKEGQSNVQSTTTLRQSCVQGMKSSVQFGRQVAVVEGEVSTGRGVVSKRMERYSVGSMCQCIIKPQGKQLLLEIDVEHSLVDEADDESMPPEIRSQTISTTIIVAPGQPVVIGGDDQNVMVLTVR; encoded by the coding sequence ATGCGTTGGTATGCCTTCTGTGCCGTCTTCATTCTATGCTTGCCGGCCGTCGCGGACGATCATGCGGATATGAAAAGACCGACGCTTCAAAAGAAAGCTTTGGGGATGAAGGCGGCTGAGAAGAAAGCGGCCGAATCCGAGTTGTCCGTGTACGAAGTCACCGTGGCTAGCCATCGCTTGACCGAAGCGGTCGATCCCGATCTGTCCAACACGGAGATTCTTCAATGGCTTGGCACCAAGGAAGGCCAGTCGAACGTCCAGTCGACGACCACGCTGCGACAATCGTGTGTGCAAGGAATGAAATCGTCGGTCCAGTTCGGTCGGCAGGTCGCGGTGGTCGAAGGCGAAGTTTCCACCGGACGCGGTGTCGTTTCTAAACGAATGGAACGGTACTCGGTGGGGTCGATGTGCCAGTGCATCATCAAACCACAAGGGAAGCAATTGTTGTTGGAAATCGATGTCGAGCATTCGCTCGTTGATGAAGCCGACGATGAATCGATGCCACCGGAAATTCGCAGCCAAACCATCAGCACGACCATCATCGTTGCCCCCGGGCAACCGGTTGTGATCGGCGGCGATGACCAGAACGTCATGGTGCTGACGGTTCGATGA
- the egtD gene encoding L-histidine N(alpha)-methyltransferase, producing MSIADSPSPAVASTCAIASTPEQQEFLSDVMQGLSADRKSIPSKYFYDQRGSQLFDAICELPEYYPTRTEATIMRRDIDPMVRHIGQGVRLVEYGSGSSVKTRILLRHLIEPHDYVPVDISEEHLHATADDLRSEFQSLAIHPVVADFTQPFDLPPDRGATRRCYYFPGSTIGNFDADDAEALLSKMADEAEQGDGLLIGFDLQKDVAVLEAAYDDAQGVTAAFNINLLHRMNQELGADFDIDAFEHRSFYNRRYHRIEMHLVSRGKQKVSIGGKTFCFDDGESIRTEYSHKYTREGFTALAARSGWKSKAFWTDDRSYFAVMYLTRV from the coding sequence ATGAGTATTGCCGACAGCCCCAGCCCCGCCGTGGCGTCCACCTGCGCCATCGCGTCGACCCCAGAACAGCAGGAATTCTTGAGCGACGTGATGCAAGGCTTGTCGGCTGATCGAAAATCGATCCCGTCGAAGTACTTTTACGACCAGCGTGGATCCCAGCTTTTCGATGCGATCTGTGAATTGCCGGAGTACTATCCAACACGCACCGAAGCAACCATCATGCGACGCGACATCGACCCGATGGTACGCCACATCGGCCAAGGCGTCCGGTTGGTGGAATACGGCAGCGGCAGCAGCGTCAAAACACGCATCCTGCTGCGGCACCTGATCGAGCCGCACGACTACGTCCCGGTCGACATTAGCGAAGAACACTTGCACGCCACCGCGGACGACTTGCGTAGCGAATTTCAATCGCTGGCGATTCATCCCGTCGTCGCCGACTTTACCCAGCCGTTCGATCTGCCGCCCGACCGGGGCGCGACCCGGCGATGCTATTACTTTCCCGGTTCAACGATTGGGAATTTCGACGCCGACGATGCCGAGGCCCTATTGTCAAAAATGGCCGACGAGGCCGAGCAGGGTGACGGGTTGTTGATCGGCTTTGATTTGCAGAAAGACGTGGCAGTTTTGGAAGCCGCCTATGACGATGCCCAAGGCGTCACGGCGGCATTCAACATCAACCTCTTGCACCGGATGAATCAAGAACTGGGTGCCGACTTTGACATCGATGCATTCGAGCACCGGTCGTTCTACAATCGCCGGTACCACCGGATCGAAATGCACTTGGTCAGTCGCGGAAAGCAAAAGGTATCGATCGGTGGAAAGACCTTCTGTTTCGATGACGGCGAATCAATTCGAACCGAGTATTCGCATAAATACACCCGCGAAGGCTTCACCGCATTGGCGGCACGGTCCGGATGGAAATCGAAAGCGTTTTGGACCGATGATCGATCCTATTTCGCCGTCATGTACCTGACGCGCGTCTAG
- a CDS encoding pyrophosphate--fructose-6-phosphate 1-phosphotransferase, with translation MTVKKVGILTAGGLAPCLSSAIGSLIESYTSKAPDVEIICYRAGYKGLLQGDSFVVTPAIRDKADVLKKHGGSPIGNSRVKLTNVADCVKRGLVQEGQDPLHVAAERLKTDQVDVLHTIGGDDTNTAAADLAAYLHENGYELTVVGLPKTIDNDVIPIRQSLGAWTAAEQGARFFENVVAEHNANPRMLIVHEVMGRNCGWLTAATAVKYREMLDELDFLPESGLSRERKEVHGVFIPEMHFDLEKEAERLKGIMDEIDCVNIFISEGAGVDTIVQEMESRGEEVPKDAFGHYKLDAVNPGKWFGKQFAEMLGAEKTLIQKSGYFSRAAPSNAADLDLISTCADKAVDCALAGDGGVIGHDEDQGDELRAIEFTRIKGGKPFDIDQPWFDDLLKGIGQPKGEAVAVEHH, from the coding sequence ATGACTGTGAAGAAAGTTGGAATTCTGACCGCCGGCGGCTTGGCGCCGTGTTTGTCCAGCGCGATCGGCAGCCTGATCGAATCGTACACCTCCAAAGCGCCGGACGTTGAAATCATCTGTTACCGCGCCGGTTACAAAGGGTTGCTGCAAGGCGACAGCTTTGTCGTGACCCCGGCAATCCGTGACAAGGCCGACGTGTTGAAGAAGCACGGGGGCAGCCCGATCGGCAACAGCCGGGTGAAATTGACCAACGTCGCCGATTGCGTCAAACGTGGTTTGGTCCAAGAGGGCCAAGACCCGCTGCACGTGGCGGCCGAGCGTTTGAAGACAGACCAGGTCGATGTTCTGCACACGATCGGTGGCGACGATACGAACACCGCGGCAGCCGACTTGGCCGCTTACCTGCACGAGAACGGTTACGAGTTGACCGTCGTCGGGCTGCCCAAAACGATCGACAACGATGTGATTCCGATCCGCCAAAGCTTGGGGGCTTGGACGGCCGCGGAACAGGGCGCTCGATTCTTTGAAAATGTGGTGGCCGAACACAACGCCAACCCGCGAATGCTGATCGTTCACGAAGTGATGGGACGCAATTGCGGATGGCTGACCGCGGCAACGGCGGTGAAGTACCGCGAGATGTTGGACGAACTGGACTTCTTACCGGAATCAGGGCTCAGCCGCGAACGCAAAGAAGTGCACGGGGTGTTCATTCCCGAAATGCACTTCGATTTGGAAAAGGAAGCTGAGCGGCTGAAGGGCATCATGGACGAAATCGATTGCGTCAACATCTTCATCAGTGAAGGTGCGGGTGTGGACACGATCGTGCAAGAAATGGAATCCCGCGGCGAAGAAGTCCCCAAGGATGCGTTCGGTCACTACAAGCTGGATGCGGTGAACCCGGGCAAATGGTTCGGTAAACAGTTCGCAGAAATGTTGGGTGCCGAGAAGACGTTGATTCAAAAGAGCGGTTACTTCAGCCGTGCGGCGCCGTCCAACGCTGCGGATCTGGATCTGATTTCCACCTGTGCGGACAAAGCGGTCGATTGTGCGCTGGCCGGTGATGGCGGCGTGATCGGTCACGATGAAGACCAAGGGGATGAACTACGTGCGATCGAGTTCACTCGGATCAAGGGTGGTAAGCCATTCGATATCGACCAGCCGTGGTTCGACGACTTGTTGAAGGGAATCGGTCAACCCAAGGGTGAAGCGGTCGCTGTGGAACACCATTGA